In a genomic window of Mycoplasma iguanae:
- a CDS encoding M17 family metallopeptidase, with translation MIKVTREKTHDFLLQAVFKNDIAPEGVLDKKNYITEFTSKKEAFIFLGEKDKFDKEAVYALAEQLSKASRSYQVDLKTFITEKVSLELLVQALHEKYLFNNANIYSAKTDKKDETKDLILLKSDESLPCTSLLVDKTKILLESVNLARNLQKTPPNICNSEWLAESIQKELSNSKELKVSVLDKKAIEAHKMGLLLSVNRGSMFEPRLVTIEYNGNPESSEKTALVGKGITFDSGGYNIKTGRYMSGMKYDMSGAAIAAATMKAIAQLKPKANFVAVLPLTDNRVNGDASLPDSVWTSMNGKTVEVNNTDAEGRLILADGLTYAIRELKASKVITIATLTGAILVALGHTFTGTWSTTDKAWESLETAAKEQNELIWRMPFHADFAKYIKGSEVADLRNTDFTGNGGSISAAMFLKEFTEDKEFIHLDIAGTADSGDKPTGVLVKTLTQLALNEK, from the coding sequence ATGATATTGCTCCCGAAGGAGTACTTGATAAAAAAAACTATATTACAGAATTTACATCAAAAAAAGAAGCCTTCATTTTTTTAGGTGAAAAAGATAAATTTGATAAAGAAGCAGTTTATGCATTAGCAGAACAATTATCAAAAGCTTCACGTTCTTACCAAGTAGATTTAAAAACTTTTATAACAGAAAAAGTTTCATTAGAATTATTAGTTCAAGCACTACATGAAAAATATTTATTTAATAATGCAAATATTTATTCAGCTAAAACAGATAAAAAGGATGAAACAAAAGATTTAATTTTATTAAAATCAGATGAATCTTTACCATGTACTTCATTACTAGTAGACAAAACAAAAATTTTGTTAGAATCTGTTAATTTGGCAAGAAATTTACAAAAAACACCACCTAATATTTGTAATTCAGAGTGATTAGCTGAATCAATTCAAAAAGAATTATCAAATTCAAAAGAATTAAAAGTTTCAGTATTAGATAAAAAAGCGATTGAAGCTCACAAAATGGGACTACTATTATCAGTTAATCGTGGATCAATGTTCGAACCAAGATTAGTAACAATTGAATATAATGGAAATCCTGAGTCTTCAGAAAAAACAGCTTTAGTTGGTAAAGGTATTACATTCGATTCAGGTGGATATAACATTAAAACTGGTAGATACATGTCAGGAATGAAATATGACATGTCGGGGGCTGCAATTGCTGCCGCTACAATGAAAGCCATTGCACAATTAAAACCTAAAGCTAATTTTGTAGCTGTTTTACCTTTAACTGATAATAGAGTTAATGGAGATGCTTCACTACCTGATTCAGTTTGAACATCAATGAACGGAAAAACAGTTGAAGTTAATAATACAGATGCTGAAGGAAGATTAATTTTAGCGGATGGATTAACATATGCTATCAGAGAATTAAAGGCTTCTAAAGTAATAACAATCGCAACTTTAACAGGAGCTATCTTAGTAGCATTAGGTCATACATTTACAGGCACATGATCAACCACAGATAAAGCTTGAGAAAGCTTAGAAACAGCAGCTAAGGAACAAAATGAATTAATTTGAAGAATGCCATTCCACGCTGATTTTGCTAAATATATTAAAGGTTCAGAAGTAGCTGATCTAAGAAATACAGATTTTACAGGAAATGGTGGATCAATTTCAGCTGCAATGTTCTTAAAAGAATTCACAGAAGACAAAGAATTTATTCACTTAGATATTGCTGGAACAGCTGATAGTGGAGATAAACCAACAGGTGTACTTGTAAAAACACTTACTCAACTTGCTCTAAATGAAAAATAA
- a CDS encoding DUF2130 domain-containing protein, translating into MSKKITVKLKDKSSLKFELLEDAQKGDFFILNDSENTDTVRELHNFLTLIETKKINEAVKKAESEKELFYLNQIKDKEKNYREQAEVKIKNALLEQENQYSKQIVILEKNLKNEQQKTIDVLKEQINKLKLEKNNISLDLENQIKNKQKEIEINQVAIDNKYKDQITQLKLNLQKIENEYESFKNAKENEFKALVFQEKEKFLVDKIDLTTQITNLTNELNNLKENTNKDQKLLLLEKEKEISNLKTEIEQIKRNKSNNSKVMGEELENWILDQYNIQMGLLSDCSFEKTTKAIEGKKPDFLFKVLDINHQTKSEITLSSVVIEAKTDALDGLGKKNENFYDKLNKDKINHNAEYALLVSELEIDSNFVIKKVNDAKYENMYVVRPFYLFTFLSLIYSLTQKNKHLLKKEIDFKEKQNILKEFEDFKNQILDNSVKNINNNLINIISSSEKIFKNAEDIKNQANVALETHLATIKNKINSFSIERKIIDKIN; encoded by the coding sequence ATGTCTAAAAAAATTACAGTTAAATTAAAAGATAAATCATCTTTAAAATTTGAGCTTTTAGAAGATGCACAAAAAGGTGATTTTTTCATTTTGAATGATTCTGAAAACACAGACACAGTTCGTGAATTGCATAATTTTTTAACTTTAATTGAAACTAAAAAAATTAATGAAGCAGTCAAAAAAGCTGAAAGTGAAAAAGAATTATTTTATCTAAATCAAATTAAAGACAAAGAAAAAAATTACAGAGAGCAAGCAGAAGTAAAAATCAAAAATGCTTTATTAGAACAGGAAAATCAATATAGTAAACAAATTGTTATTTTAGAAAAAAATTTAAAAAATGAACAGCAAAAAACTATTGATGTACTTAAAGAACAAATCAATAAATTAAAATTAGAAAAAAATAACATTAGCTTAGATTTAGAAAATCAAATAAAAAATAAACAAAAAGAAATAGAAATAAATCAAGTAGCAATAGATAATAAATATAAAGATCAAATAACACAATTAAAATTGAATTTACAAAAAATAGAAAATGAATATGAGTCGTTCAAAAACGCTAAAGAAAATGAATTTAAAGCGCTTGTTTTTCAAGAAAAGGAAAAATTTTTAGTAGATAAAATTGACCTTACTACTCAAATTACTAATTTAACAAACGAATTAAATAATTTAAAAGAAAATACTAATAAAGACCAAAAACTTTTACTTTTAGAAAAAGAAAAAGAAATTAGTAATTTAAAAACAGAAATAGAACAAATTAAAAGAAATAAAAGCAATAATTCAAAAGTTATGGGTGAAGAACTAGAAAATTGAATTCTTGATCAATATAATATCCAAATGGGATTATTATCAGATTGTTCATTTGAAAAAACAACAAAAGCCATTGAAGGTAAAAAACCAGATTTTTTATTTAAAGTTTTAGATATTAACCATCAAACAAAATCAGAAATAACTTTATCGTCTGTAGTGATCGAAGCTAAAACAGATGCATTAGATGGTTTAGGTAAAAAGAATGAAAATTTTTATGATAAATTAAATAAAGACAAAATTAATCATAATGCAGAATATGCCTTATTAGTTTCTGAACTAGAAATAGATTCAAATTTTGTCATTAAAAAAGTCAATGATGCCAAGTATGAAAATATGTATGTAGTTAGACCTTTTTATTTATTTACATTTTTATCATTAATCTATTCTTTAACACAAAAAAATAAGCATTTACTAAAAAAAGAAATTGATTTCAAAGAAAAGCAAAATATTTTAAAAGAGTTTGAAGATTTTAAAAATCAAATACTAGATAATTCAGTGAAAAATATTAATAATAACTTAATTAATATTATTAGTAGCAGTGAAAAAATTTTCAAAAATGCAGAAGATATTAAAAATCAAGCTAATGTAGCACTAGAAACGCATTTAGCTACTATTAAAAACAAAATCAACAGTTTTTCTATTGAAAGAAAAATTATTGATAAAATTAATTAA
- a CDS encoding Dps family protein, with product MDKLKVLQASLVVLAYKVKNYHWNFKGAGFFVWHKETDKLASKLIELADDVAEKILMHELPAIGNLKEVLELSVIEEVSTTWYRADDVSNTISADLDKIIQLTKTVESTPTVQPLLDEIFLVTDKAKWQFSRWTK from the coding sequence ATGGATAAATTAAAAGTACTACAAGCTAGTTTAGTTGTATTAGCATATAAAGTAAAAAATTATCATTGAAATTTCAAAGGTGCAGGTTTTTTTGTTTGGCACAAAGAAACAGACAAATTAGCAAGCAAATTAATAGAATTAGCTGATGATGTTGCCGAAAAAATTCTTATGCATGAATTACCAGCAATTGGAAATTTAAAAGAAGTTTTAGAACTTTCAGTTATTGAAGAAGTTTCAACAACATGATATAGAGCTGATGATGTTTCCAACACAATTTCAGCTGATCTAGACAAGATTATTCAATTAACTAAAACAGTAGAATCAACACCAACTGTGCAACCTTTATTAGATGAAATTTTCTTAGTAACAGATAAAGCTAAATGACAATTTTCAAGATGAACAAAATAA
- a CDS encoding phosphotransferase, protein MKLELVKQIFPIKIYQQLTDIIFIYEGLHNYTFKAKFKKMDVQLRIIKAQWVNHENEIIYIKNNSNFLYVDEKGNYIKKWFDGDTLENMKITEIIARDIIKTVQKFHQQNNYKNIKIFDWHVLEIKDKKFLQFREKYKNLPLVLSHNDLRLKNMIKTDLNEIVLIDFEWIRYNFAYFDFAHLHLYCNISKKIILKYTQLDAQILNDFIYMVSVFNKHWTENNNQTL, encoded by the coding sequence GTGAAACTTGAGCTTGTCAAACAAATTTTTCCCATAAAAATATATCAGCAATTAACTGATATTATTTTTATTTATGAAGGTTTGCATAATTACACTTTTAAAGCCAAATTCAAAAAAATGGATGTACAGTTAAGAATTATTAAAGCTCAATGAGTCAATCATGAAAATGAAATTATTTACATAAAAAATAATTCTAATTTTCTTTATGTCGATGAAAAAGGTAATTACATTAAAAAATGATTTGATGGCGATACTTTAGAAAATATGAAAATAACCGAAATAATTGCCAGGGATATTATTAAAACTGTGCAAAAATTTCATCAACAAAATAATTATAAAAATATAAAAATTTTTGATTGACATGTATTAGAAATTAAAGATAAAAAATTTCTTCAATTTAGAGAAAAATATAAAAATTTGCCATTAGTTCTTTCTCATAATGATCTACGTTTAAAAAACATGATTAAAACTGATTTAAATGAAATTGTTTTAATTGATTTTGAATGAATAAGATATAACTTTGCATATTTTGATTTTGCTCATTTACATTTGTATTGTAATATTTCCAAAAAAATAATTTTAAAATATACGCAACTAGATGCTCAAATTTTAAATGATTTTATCTATATGGTTTCTGTTTTTAATAAACATTGAACAGAAAACAATAATCAAACCCTATAA